A window of the Thunnus albacares chromosome 15, fThuAlb1.1, whole genome shotgun sequence genome harbors these coding sequences:
- the LOC122998767 gene encoding regulator of G-protein signaling 6-like isoform X1 — MAEGSRDQGGVGTTDPEEDSPNMIVYRKIEDIVTRIQDEKAGGVTIRTVKSFLSKIPSVVSGADIVQWLMKNLSIEDPAEAIHLGSLVAAHGYIFPISDHVLTLKDDGTLYRFQSPYFWPSNCWEPENTDYAIYLCKRTMQNKARLELADYEAENLARLQRAFARKWEFIFMQAEAQVKIDRKKDKAERKILDSQERAFWDVHRPVPGCVNTTEMDIRKCRRERNPHRVKKSVYGVPDDGQSQPSPIHISSQPARKPTKEDVQKEITFLNIQLDRHCMRVSKVADSLMSYTEQFMEYDPFVSTTEPSNPWISDDTSFWDLEASRDPGQQRVKKWGFSLEEALKDPAGRDQFLKFLESEFSSENLRFWLAVQDLKRRPLQEVSSRAQEIWQEFLAEGAPSSINLDSHSYERTSQNLKDPGRYSFEDAQEHIFKLMKSDSYARFLRSNIYQDLLLARKKQPADTEQGRRTSLEKFTRSVGKSLTGKRLTGLMQSS, encoded by the exons ATGGCGGAGGGATCCAGAGACCAGGGAGGCGTGGGCACCACTGATCCAGAGGAGGACTCCCCCAATATGATCGTCTACAGAAAG ATTGAAGACATTGTCACACGAATACAAGATGAGAAAGCAGGTGGTGTTACCATCCGGACTGTCAAAAGCTTCCTCTCCAAGATCCCAAGTGTGGTATCAG GGGCGGACATTGTTCAGTGGCTGATGAAAAACCTCTCTATTGAGGATCCAG CTGAAGCCATCCACCTTGGAAGTCTGGTCGCTGCCCATGGCTACATCTTTCCCATCTCTGACCATGTCCTGACACTTAAAGATGATGGAACCCTTTATCGCTTTCAG TCTCCATACTTCTGGCCATCAAACTGTTGGGAGCCTGAGAACACAGACTATG CCATTTACCTGTGCAAGCGCACCATGCAGAATAAGGCCAGGCTTGAGCTTGCTGACTATGAGGCT GAGAACCTTGCCCGGCTGCAGAGGGCTTTCGCCAGGAAGTGGGAATTCATCTTCATGCAAGCTGAGGCTCAAGTCAA GATTGACAGAAAGAAGGacaaggcagagaggaagatcCTGGATAGCCAAGAGAGGGCATTCTGGGACGTCCATCGGCCAGTG CCAGGCTGTGTCAACACCACAGAGATGGACATCCGCAAATGCCGGAGAGAGAGGAACCCACACAGGGTAAAAAAG TCAGTGTATGGGGTACCAGATGACGGCCAGAGCCAGCCCAGTCCAATCCATATCAGCTCCCAGCCGGCCAGGAAGCCCACCAAAGAGGACGTTCAGAAGGAG ATAACTTTCTTGAACATACAGCTGGACAGACACTGTATGAGGGTTTCTAAAGTGGCTGACAGTCTGATGAGCTACACAGAGCAGTTCATGGAATACGACCCCTTTGTGTCAACCACAGAGCCCTCCAATCCTTGGATCAGTGATGATACTTCCTTCTGGGACTTGGAGGCAAG CCGTGACCCTGGCCAGCAGCGTGTGAAGAAATGGGGCTTCTCCCTGGAGGAAGCGCTGAAAGACCCGGCAGGACGAGATCAGTTCCTGAAGTTCCTGGAGTCAGAGTTCAGCTCAGAGAACCTGCG GTTCTGGTTGGCAGTGCAGGATCTGAAGCGACGGCCACTCCAGGAAGTGTCCTCCAGGGCGCAGGAGATCTGGCAGGAGTTTCTTGCCGAAGGAGCACCAAGCTCCATCAACCTGGACTCTCACAGCTACGAGCGCACCAGCCAGAACCTCAAAGACCCCGGACGCTACAGCTTTGAGGACGCTCAG GAGCATATATTCAAGCTAATGAAAAGTGACAGCTATGCACGCTTTTTGCGATCCAACATCTACCAAGACCTCCTGTTAGCCAGAAAGAAG CAGCCAGCAGACACTGAACAGGGCCGCCGCACCTCCTTGGAGAAGTTCACCCGCAGTGTG GGCAAGTCATTGACGGGCAAGCGTCTAACAGGCCTGATGCAGTCATCCTGA
- the LOC122998767 gene encoding regulator of G-protein signaling 6-like isoform X2, translating to MAEGSRDQGGVGTTDPEEDSPNMIVYRKIEDIVTRIQDEKAGGVTIRTVKSFLSKIPSVVSGADIVQWLMKNLSIEDPAEAIHLGSLVAAHGYIFPISDHVLTLKDDGTLYRFQSPYFWPSNCWEPENTDYAIYLCKRTMQNKARLELADYEAENLARLQRAFARKWEFIFMQAEAQVKIDRKKDKAERKILDSQERAFWDVHRPVPGCVNTTEMDIRKCRRERNPHRVKKSVYGVPDDGQSQPSPIHISSQPARKPTKEDVQKEITFLNIQLDRHCMRVSKVADSLMSYTEQFMEYDPFVSTTEPSNPWISDDTSFWDLEASRDPGQQRVKKWGFSLEEALKDPAGRDQFLKFLESEFSSENLRFWLAVQDLKRRPLQEVSSRAQEIWQEFLAEGAPSSINLDSHSYERTSQNLKDPGRYSFEDAQEHIFKLMKSDSYARFLRSNIYQDLLLARKKGKSLTGKRLTGLMQSS from the exons ATGGCGGAGGGATCCAGAGACCAGGGAGGCGTGGGCACCACTGATCCAGAGGAGGACTCCCCCAATATGATCGTCTACAGAAAG ATTGAAGACATTGTCACACGAATACAAGATGAGAAAGCAGGTGGTGTTACCATCCGGACTGTCAAAAGCTTCCTCTCCAAGATCCCAAGTGTGGTATCAG GGGCGGACATTGTTCAGTGGCTGATGAAAAACCTCTCTATTGAGGATCCAG CTGAAGCCATCCACCTTGGAAGTCTGGTCGCTGCCCATGGCTACATCTTTCCCATCTCTGACCATGTCCTGACACTTAAAGATGATGGAACCCTTTATCGCTTTCAG TCTCCATACTTCTGGCCATCAAACTGTTGGGAGCCTGAGAACACAGACTATG CCATTTACCTGTGCAAGCGCACCATGCAGAATAAGGCCAGGCTTGAGCTTGCTGACTATGAGGCT GAGAACCTTGCCCGGCTGCAGAGGGCTTTCGCCAGGAAGTGGGAATTCATCTTCATGCAAGCTGAGGCTCAAGTCAA GATTGACAGAAAGAAGGacaaggcagagaggaagatcCTGGATAGCCAAGAGAGGGCATTCTGGGACGTCCATCGGCCAGTG CCAGGCTGTGTCAACACCACAGAGATGGACATCCGCAAATGCCGGAGAGAGAGGAACCCACACAGGGTAAAAAAG TCAGTGTATGGGGTACCAGATGACGGCCAGAGCCAGCCCAGTCCAATCCATATCAGCTCCCAGCCGGCCAGGAAGCCCACCAAAGAGGACGTTCAGAAGGAG ATAACTTTCTTGAACATACAGCTGGACAGACACTGTATGAGGGTTTCTAAAGTGGCTGACAGTCTGATGAGCTACACAGAGCAGTTCATGGAATACGACCCCTTTGTGTCAACCACAGAGCCCTCCAATCCTTGGATCAGTGATGATACTTCCTTCTGGGACTTGGAGGCAAG CCGTGACCCTGGCCAGCAGCGTGTGAAGAAATGGGGCTTCTCCCTGGAGGAAGCGCTGAAAGACCCGGCAGGACGAGATCAGTTCCTGAAGTTCCTGGAGTCAGAGTTCAGCTCAGAGAACCTGCG GTTCTGGTTGGCAGTGCAGGATCTGAAGCGACGGCCACTCCAGGAAGTGTCCTCCAGGGCGCAGGAGATCTGGCAGGAGTTTCTTGCCGAAGGAGCACCAAGCTCCATCAACCTGGACTCTCACAGCTACGAGCGCACCAGCCAGAACCTCAAAGACCCCGGACGCTACAGCTTTGAGGACGCTCAG GAGCATATATTCAAGCTAATGAAAAGTGACAGCTATGCACGCTTTTTGCGATCCAACATCTACCAAGACCTCCTGTTAGCCAGAAAGAAG GGCAAGTCATTGACGGGCAAGCGTCTAACAGGCCTGATGCAGTCATCCTGA